The window GGGATTGACTCCCTGCCCCTGGGCGTAACGTCCCATCCGGGTATGCCCCTGTCCAGCGGAAACCACCACGACTGTGGGGTGAACGCCGGGGTGGCCATAGGCCTGCAGTGCGATCTTGCCATAGGCCGTGGCCACTTGAATTTTCCGGCCATCCTGCCAGCCACGGGCGGTCATGACCTGGGGGTTGACCATCGCCAGCGACTGCCAGGCCACCTGGGAAACGGGGTCGGGAATTTCGGGGAGCCAGGGACGGTCGGCGTGGCGGCCGTCGTAAAACCGCAGGGAAGAGACGACATGGAGCACCATCTTGTCGGCGGCCGGCAGTGCCAGGCGGCTCAGGGCTTGGACCAGCGTCCGCACCGAGGCGGACTCCAACCGGGGCATCGGTTTGGATGCCGATCGGCCGGCCACGAAGCGTCCACCGTTTTGAACGAGTTGCAACCACTGGTCCGGAGAGTCGATGTCGTTTTCGCGTGCGATGCGTTCGGTCAGATAGTGGCGGTAGTCCCCCAACGGACGCTGGTCGTCGGGGAGCAGGTTCAGGAAAAGATCCCCGATGTTGGGCGCCGGACTGATGCGGCCCAGGGTGGGCTGCAGGGTGGCGGTCATGGCCTGTTTGCTCTCGTAGGCATCCCACGATTCCAGGGGGTGCTGGACCGGGATGATCAGATCGGCGGCCGCAGCGGTTTCGTCCATGATGGACGCAAAGGCCACGGTGAAACAGCGCGCGTCATCGAGCACCCTTTGAACCGGAGGGTCGGCCGGCAACGCATAGAGGGGATTGACCCGGTTCAGCAGCAGCAGATCGACCGGCCGATCGGCCAGACGCCGCCAGAACGCGTTGATCTGCGCCCGGGGGGCGGCGATCTCCACTCGGTGGCGCTGGTCGAAATCGAAGAGCCCGAAATCGGGATCGAGGATGGCGTTGAGCATCAAAACGGCCAGGTCGGCGGCTGCCGAGGCCGCGCCGCAGGAGGCGGCCGCGGTGGGCAGGATGAGCGGCCGCCGGGCGGTCTGAAGGCGTTGGGCCAGGATTCTCAGGGTGTCGGCCGCAACGCCGGTCTTTTGGGCCAGGTCGGCCGGCCGGTATCCCGCGCTTGCCTCCATCAAGGCGACACGGAAAGGCCCCGGCAGATCCCGGCCAACGCCGTCGTCCAACAGCTGGGCGATCAGGGCCATGGCCACCAGGGCTTCGCTGCCGGGTCGGCACATGATCCACTGGTCCGCATTGGCCGCCGTCAGGGATTGATAGGCGTTCACGTGGACAAAAAAGCCCTTGGTGCCATTGTCCCAGGCGTGCATCATTTTGAATTTGCGGCTGTACTCCACCGGGGAGAGCCAGGTTTCCAGGAAGTCGGCGCCGAATCCCACGATCAGATCGGCCTGATCGAGATGGTAACCGGGCAGTTCTGCCCTTCCGAAGAGCTGGTCGTGGGCGAATTTGAGCGATTCGTAGGCAAAGGGTTCGAAGATCAGGGGACCGGTGCTGCGATGGCCGGCGAGCACCGAACCGAACAGGTCGAGCAGATGGCGGCCGGTCACCTCGGACAGCATGGCAACGCGGTCCGGTCCGGCGGCCGCCGCCGCATGGGCCTTTTGCTGGACGATGGTCAGGGCCTGGGCAAAGGAGATCTTCCGCCACCCCTCCTTTTCCTTGAGGAGCGGCGCGTGAATGCGGTCGGGGTGATACAGCCCCTGCAGCGCCGCATGCCCGCGGGCGCACAACTTGCCCTGGTTGACCGGATGGAGCGGATTGCCCTCCAGCTTGACCACCCGGCCCTCGCGGTTCTTGGCCAGGATGCCGCAGCCGGCCGGACATTCGCGGCAGGTGGAGGCATACCAGGTGGCTTCGCCGGTCACCATGTCTTCGGGTGCACGCACCAGGGTGTAGAGATGTTTTTCGGGATGTGCATTGCAGCCGGCGGCAAAGGCCACGCTTCCCATTCCGGCCAATTTGAGGAAGGTCCTTCGATCCATACACCCTGCCTGTCGATACCGCCGCGCGTCGGCAACTGATCCGGTGCGTTCGATCCATGCCGTCAACTTTGCATGGAGACGTGCCGAGAGGGAAACATCGCGTGTGAACGGCGCCGGAAAACGAGCGATATGATTTAAACGGTAAACATGTTCGAAGTCAGCATGAACGATAGCTTCAAATCAGGTAACAGAAGCCGGACTGTATTGTCAATTGCTTAAACGGCCAATCCGGCCTGCTGCATCAGCGGCACCAGGTGGTCGAAGCTCTCCCGGCCGGCCGCCTCGGGCCGATCCACGTAAGGGTAAAGCTCCAGGCTGATGTCGCGGGCATACCCGAGCGAGCGCATTGCCTGGAACATGGCCGGGAAATCGATGGCGCCCAACCCGGCGATCAAATGGTTGTGGGTCCGATCCGCGGCGATGTCTTCGATATGCATGTGCCCCACCCACTGAAAAAGCTCTTCCAGTGCGCCGGCCGGATCTTCACCCGCGCAGAAGAAGTGCCCGATATCGAAATTGACGCCCACCGCATTGCAACGGATCTCGCGCACGAAGGGTTTGATTTCCGATGTCCGTTCCATGAGCAGGTTGGGTTCGGGTTCGATGAGCAGTTGGACGCCCAACGCTTCGGCCCTGGGAATCACCTGGTCCAGGCCTTTGTGAAACAGGGCCAGAGCCTCCTTGCGGCTCATGCCCCTGGGCAACGGGCCGCCCGGGGGAACGGAGATGTTGGCGCAACCGAGAGTGGCCGCAATCTCCAGGCAGGCCAGGGTGTGGTCAACCCGGATCTGGCGCCGCTCGGCCTCGGGCTCGATCCAGGAGGGCAGATAGGTGTCGCCCACGGCAAAGAGGGTGAAGCTGTTCAGGTTGGTCGGTTTCAACTGGTTTGCCGCCAGCCGTGCACTGACGTCGACCAGACGGTTGGTGTCATACTCGGGTGGATAGAGATGGGGTTGGTCGCACATGATCTCCACCCCTTTGAATCCCAATTCGGCGATTTTGTCCAGCGCGTCCAGAAGGGAAAATTTGACGAAGGCGTTGGTGCTGTATCCAAAAACCATTTCGATTCATCCTGTCGTTTTCAATGGTAGGTCAATCCAAAGGGCCCAAGATCCGTTCGACGATCTGTTTTTCCAGTCGGTCGAGAGCGGCCAGCTGATCCTGAAAGGTCAATGGTGGATGCTCGCCCACCGCCTTTTTGAAGTAAAACCCCAGGTCGGAACAGGGGCCCCCCATTTCGGCGTTCTTCAAGGCCGCCACCCAGCACGCCAGATCGATCACCAGGGGCGCGGCCAGTATGCTGTCCCGGCCCTGCAAATTGAGTCGCAGGCTCATCGGCATGCCAAAAATACCCTTGAAATCGATGACATCCCATGCCTCTTTGGCGTCGCCGCGCGGCGGGTAGTAATCGATATGCACCTTGTGGCTGGCCTCACCATAGGGTTCACCGACGCAATATCCAAGAATCTCATCCAGCAGGTTGGTCTTGTTCCGCAGTTTTCCGCAGGCCCGGTCCGGATCCATCAGATTCCGGCCATCGGCATTGCCCAGAATATTGAGGCTGTACCAGCCATCCACATACAATGAACGCGCCTTGAGCGCCGAGGCCAGTACCACCTTCAGGTAGGTCTGGCCGGTCTTGCCGTCCCTTCCCGCCAAGGGAATGTTGCGCAGGTCCGCCTCGCGGCAGACCAGGGGCAATTCGACGGTGTTGGGGGTAAAGTTGACGACGGGGATTCCCATCAATACGGCGGCCAGAACATAGCCCAAATCGGGAAGGGCCGGTTCGTTCATGCGGCCGAGGTCGTCCAGGGATTGGAGCTGGTGGGCCTGCCCGAAATCGCAGGCCGCGGGCAGCAAATTGACCAGCACTGGTTGGGCACCGGGATGATCGGACAGAAAGCGGTGCATATCCTGCTGAACCACTTTCACCTGATCGGCGAGACGGGCATTCTGATCCGGCGCCGGCCGCACCGCGACCCCGGCCAGGGCCTCGGCGTGCGGACGCCATTGAGACTGCGGGATGACCCCGTGCCGTTCGAGTGAACGGATCAGCGGTACCGGATCGGTATCCCAACCGGTCATCCGCATCGACTGGGGGACGCCGCATCCCCGAAGTCGGCCTCTGGTCGTCAGGCCGGACAGAATCGGGTTCGGATCTGTGGCCATCTGTGCAATGGCGGCGGCCAGGGTGGTGCCGATGGCACCGTTGGCCCCCGCCACCATGAGCAGGAGTTCGCGTTCAGCGGTCTGTTCTGTCGATATCATCGCGGGTGTTTCCGTAGGGGTGGACCGATTTTCGCGTCTCGCACAGAGCGGCACCGCCTTCTAACCGGCCGGCCGTGCGAGCGCAAAAATGCGCGCCATCGCCTCCGACCGGGTCAGCGACGGCGCCCGTGACTGGATCGTGTCAATTTTGTGGGCGGTTACTCCACCGCCCCGCTGATGACAAACCCCTTGGTCGTCCCTCCGGTGGAAGAAGAGGTCCCGGCGATACGCGCCAGGTAGGCGGGGCCGAGTTTTTCGATATGATCGCCGATGTTGTCGAAGTAGTTGTAATGGGACTGTTCCTCGTCGATGATGGTCTCGAAGAGTTTCATGCTGGTGCTGTCCCCGTTCTCGCGGCAAATTAGAAGAAATTCGTTGTAGACGTCGATGGTATGGTCTTCCAGGTCCGCATCGAAGGGGAAAATGGCTTCGACCGGTTGGCCCTTCTTGGTCTTGGCGGCGGGTTCGGTTACCGGTTCGCCGCCCAGTTCCTTGACGCGTTCGGCGAACATTTCGGCATGGCGCATCTCGTCGATGGCGATCAGTTTGATGTTGGCCGCCAACTGGCCGTAATCCATGTCGTCCAGGTTGTAGTGCTGGTTCATGTACTGGGTGATGGCCTGCAACTCCATGGCGCGGGCCTTGTTCAACACGTCGATGACCTTGGCTTTCTTGTCGTTTTTCGCGGGTTTCGGCATGGTGGGTATCCTCCTTTGGATGCGTTCGTTTCAAAAACGGATGCGGCAACCGGCCGGTCCGGAAGCGATTCTGCCCATGGGCCCGCCGCCTCACTGTTGATTCTGCGGATTGCCGTCCGGATTATACTTCAATTCGTCGAAGTCGATGTTTTTGGCCGCCGCCTCTATTTCCTCCCAAGGTATTTCCGGCAAGGAAAGGCGGTCGGGCCGCAGACGCCGTGCGTCCCTCAGGTAGACATGCACGATCTCTTTGCTGCTCTTGCCCGTATTCCAGTGCACGAGCACCCGTATGCAGCGCGGCAGGCCGCCGGGCACCTGCATTTCGTGCCCACAGAGCAGGGCCGCATCATACCAGCCCAACTGGCGGGCCGCCAGAGCCGGATAGGTCGCCGTCAAGTCCACCGTGGTCGTAAAATAGGCGCTGGCCACATCCTCGGGGTCGACACCGTTGGCGCGGATCAAGATGAACAACATCTCGCGGGTGGCCTCGAGAATGGCCTCGCTGCTGTTTTCGGTCACCGTGGTGGCGCCGCGAATACCGCGGCACCTGACAGCCGGCGGATAGCCCTCTCCGGCTTGTACCTTACCCGTCATCGCCCCCCTCTTCATGTTTCCTGTCGGCACCATCGAGCAAATAGATAGCACACTATCGGGTGTGTGTTAAAGTGATGTTTTACGCCGATCCCGCGGATTCGAGTGTTGCGCCATCAAACGTGCAGCGCGTGTCGTTGGCCGTCGATCTCGATGGTGGTCTTCGAGTAGGTCAACTTTTCGACCATGCGGCCATCCCTGAAATGCATCACGTCCACGCCGCGTCGTTTTTCCAATCGGCGCTCAAAGCCCTTTTCCCGGCATGGCCATTCGAGCCGCCATCGAAAAAGCACTTTTTGCGCGGCTTCGTCGATGAAAAGATCTTCATGAATGAAGCTGAAATCGCCCTGGGCAAACCAGGGACCCCATGCCTGGCGCAACTTCTCTTTACCCCTGGCCTGGCCTCCGGTCCAGTTGTCGAAGACGATATCCTCGCTCATCAGGGCCAGGACGCCTTCCAGGTCGTAATTGGCCCAGGCGACGTTCCAATTCTCGATGGCGCGTTGCAGCGCGTCTCTAGACAGCTTCATGGCGGTCTCCTTCCGCAAAAAAGTTTCAATGTGTTGAATGAATGCCTCGGCCCCTTCCGGACAGGTGATGGTCCAGACCGGCAAATGCGTGAAAGGCGTCAGATCGGCACATGCGGTGGGGCACCCCTGGACGGCCAGGACGAGATCCAATTCCCCGCTGTCCGGCCTCACGAGAACGGCATCCGGGGCGATGCGCGCCGCGATCTCCTCGACCAGGGCGACGCGATCGTAATCGGGCGTGCACCCCCCGCAATACTTCAAACCGATCTTCAAAGGGTGGGCATCACGCATCTTCGATGCCGGAGAGCTTTTGGGCCGCCCGCTTCTTTTCGGCCAGGTTGACCAACCGGGAAATCATGATGCGCTGGGCCTGGGGCGATCCGGCCCCGTGCATGGACTCGGTCAGATAGCCCACCGCCGCCGTTCCCAGGGTGAGGTTTTCGATCAAGCGCAGGATCCGCATGCGGTTCATGGTGGGCACGTCGCAATCGCCGGCATAGTATTTTTCCAACCACTTGGCAGTCGCCGGCGCCTTGAAATCATCCTCGGCCGGCATGGTCACCATCAGGCCGCCGGCGATATCCTGGGCCAGGCGGGCGATCTCGTATGGAAAACGGGTGACGTTCTGCTTGTGCACGTTGGCCAGGAGCTTGTCTACTGCATAGGTGCCGCTCGGCTCCTTATGCCCTTCGCTGGCGCAGGAGATGCAGCCGCAATAGAGGGTTTCGTTGAGATGGTTCATCTCGATGATCTTGTCCTTGACGTGCGATGCGCGCTCGACGCCGTTATATTCGGCCACGGTCTGGGCCGCTCCGATGAGCACGTCGCCGACCCCGACCTTGCAGGCATAACTCTGGCGGTGATAGGCGGCGAAGTTTTCCACCAGGCTGCCGGCGAATTCATACTCCTTGTACATGAACACGCGCTCCCAGGGTACAAAGACATTGTCGAAGACCACCAGGGCCTCGTGACCGCCGAAAAAGGGATTTCCCCGATCCAGCTGCCCGGCTTCCAATTTGCGCGTGTCGCACGACTGGCGTCCCATAATATAGATGATGCCTTCGGCATCGCTGGGCAGGGCGAACGAAACGGCGTAATCCTTGTCTTCGGCGCGCATGGCGATGGTGGGCATGACAATGACCTCCTGGGAGTTGACCGCGCCGGTCTGATGGGCCTTGGCACCGCGCACCACGATGCCGTCGGCACGCTCCTCGACCACGTGCAGAAACATGTCGGGGTCGGTCTGCTTGTGGGGCGGCAGGCCGCGATTGCCTTTGGGGTCGGTCATGGCGCCGTCGCAGGTCAGATCGTTTTCCTGCACATAGGTCAGATAGTCGATGAAGCGCTTGCAATAGGAGGTCCCGTGCTTCTGGTCGATGTCGTAGGTGACGATGGACAAGGCGTTGAGCGCGTCCATGCCCACGCAGCGCTGAAAGCAGCAACCCGTGGCCCGTCCCAGCAGGCGGCCCATCTTGCTCTTTTTCACCAGGTCGTCGATGTTCTGGTGGATATGGGTAAAACGGTTGATCCGCTTGCCGGTGATGTGCGACGTGGCGGTCATGATATCTTCGTACTCGGGCCGCATGGCCATTTCGTAGGTCTTGGCCACGGCATTCATGGAGGGACGAATGATCGGATCGTCCACCACGTTATCGACGCGCTTGCCGAACATGTAAACCACGAGGTTCAGGCGGCGCAGGCTCTCTTCGTATTGCTGGGGGGTCATCATGGCGGTCGATTACCTTTCCATATGGATTTCAATAGGTTATTGTTATGTTGCGTGGGAAGGCACCACTATATGAGCAAACGAATGGGCGTGTCAAGGCGGCGCCTGCTTCTTGCGCCGGGCGGCCAGCTGGGCCTGCAGGGCGTCGATGCGCCGGTGGTTGTCTTCGGAACCGATGTAGCTTCTGAAGAGCCACTCCTGGAGGCGAAGAGCACCGTCCAGGTCCTGGTCGAGAATCATGTTACCCAGCTGTTTGGTCTCCTTGAGGCAGCCGCGATCGTAGGCGGCCATTTCAACGGCGATGCGATCCACCGAGGAGAGGAGTTCGCCTTCGGGAAACACCTTGCTCACATAACCCATACGCTCGGCCTCGTGGGCATCGTAAATCCGCCCGGTCAAGGCGACCTCCTTGGCCCGACCCAGGCCGATGATGCGCCATAGCGGATCCATGATCGGGGTAAGAGAGAGCACGATCTCGCGCTGGCCGAACTTGGCGCGCTCGGAAGCGTAGCGGATGTCGCACATCATGGTCAGATCGAATCCGCCGGCGATGGCGGGACCGCCCACGGCACAGATCACAGGCTGACTGCAGAACAGGATGGCGCGGTAAGCCCGGTGAAAAAGGGCCGTGTAGCTCTCATTGGAAACCTTTTCGAGCTTGCGGATCTCGTTGAGGTCGAAACCCGCCGAAAAATAACGCTCCCCGCCGGTAAAGACGATCACATGGACATCTTCCCTGGCGCTCAACTCGGTAAAGAGCGTCTCGACCTCCACCAGCACCTCTGGCGACAGGCTGTTTCCCTTGTCCGGCCGGTGAATCGTTACGGTCGCCACCCGGGACGCCACCGAAAGCAACAGATGCTGCATCTCCATCATTCCCCTCCTTTGGAAAAAGTGTCCTCGACACACCCCCACCCGTATTCCCGACGACCCGATCAACACGCAAAACGCAAACCGCCCGATCCGGTGATATTTCCGGAGATCGGGCGGCATCAGCGTCTAAGCGACAGGTCCGAGCGGCCTGCTACTTCTTGGTGTAATCGTACCAGCCCTTGCCGGTCTTTTCGCCGTAGTGTCCCTGGACATATTTCTCCACCAGGCTGGGGGTGGGCAACTGGGAACGGTCACCGGTGGCCCGGAAGGCCTCCATGCCCATGATGTAGCTCAGGTCGATGCCGGTCAGGTCGTTGAGACGGAACGGGCCCATGGGATGTCCGGCGCCATAGACACACGCCTTGTCAATGTCTTCCACCGAAGCCACGCCCATTTCCAGGATCCACATGGCTTCACGCGAAATGGCCTTGAAAATTCGGTTGAGCAAAAAGCCGTCGACCTCTTTTTTCAGATGGACCGGTACCTTTTCCAGCTTCTTGCACAGGTCCATGGAGATTTCTCTGGTTTCATCGGAAGTATGGGGTCCCTGTACCACTTCGACCAGTTTCATGACCAGCGCCGGGTTGAAAAAGTGCAGGTTGCACACCTTGTCGGGGCGTTTGGTGGCATCGGCGATTTTGGAGCTGACGATGAACGAGCTGTTGGTGGCCAGAATGGCGTGCGGGGGGGTGAATTTGTCCAGGTCTGCGAAGATCTTGCGTTTCAGGTCCAAAATCTCGAGGACCGCTTCGATGACGTAATCGGCATCCTTGCAGGCCTCCTGAAGACTGGAGGTGAACGATATGTTCGCCCGGGCCTGTTTGGCCTGCTCCTCGGTCAGTTTGCCTTTGGCCACGCGACCGGGCAGGTACTTGTCCACGAAAGCTTCGGCCTTTTTAAGAATATCTTCCTTGATATCCGTGCAGACCACTTTGAAACCCTGGATGGCGCTCAAGGTGGCGATCTGGTGCCCCATGTTTCCGGCACCGACAACAACGATTTTTTTGACATCCTCGATTTTCATGACATCCTCCTTGTGTGGTGAATAAAGTGAAGGGAATCGATTTGCCCCCCGAATTTTTGTCAGCCGAACCCAGCGAACCAGATGAATCAAGGGAGAACGATGATACGCGTACACGCCGGCGAGTCTCTATCCGAGCGAACGTTCGATTTTATAGCACCACCCTTATGGCCAGGTCAAGGCGAGATAAAGGTATTTAAAAAATCAAAATCGGGCCATTCGCAGTTTGTGGATGGGCATGACCTAAACTTTCCGGCAGGTTGGGTCAATAATAGTAAGGGGAGTCGGGTGGTCTGCGACGACCCCGGGAAACGGCAACTATAAATGTGGAAAAACTATGATTTTTCAAGGTGATGTCAGTAAATATCATCCGGCCGACGCGCTCATGTTCCTTTCCCAGTTGAGTCTGAGCGGTGTCTTGTCCGTTGCCTGCGGTCCACAAATGTTGACCCTGGCGTTCAATGACGGCCATCTGATCGATGCCCAGTCGGCGGCCGGTGATGAAAAAATCTTGGGGGCGCTGCGAAGCCAACGGGTGATGACCGACGACCAGGAGCGGCAAATCCGACATGTCCAGGCCGAAACCGGCATGCCGGTCCGCCAGGTGCTGGCGGAACTGGAGCTTTTCCCTCTGTCGCAGATCAAAAAAATCCTGGAGCTGGGTATCAGCGAGGTGCTGCTGGAACTGTTCATGCTTCAGGAGGGTCAATTCCACTTCACCGACACGCCCGTGGATCCGGATGGGTCCGGCATCAAGTTGGACACGGGCGCCGCGGCCATCCGAATTCTCTCCCATGCCGACGAATTGCGCAGCTTTGAAAAGTCCATCGTCACCCTGGACCGCAGGATCCAACCGAAGGCGGCCCCTGAGGCGCTCATCACCGCCCTGTCGAGCGAGGAACGGGCCCTGGTGCAGCTTGCCCTCAAGGCATCGAGCGTACGCCACCTCATGCAACAGGCCCCTGTCTACACCCATGGGGCCATGCAGTCGGTCGAAAAACTGCTGACCGATGGTCTATTCGTCCTGGGGCCGCTGTCCGAAAAAGAAAACATCCCTGCTCAGTCCGCCTCGGCCACCTCTGTGGACCCGCTGTTCGGCGCCTATAAGCAGGCATTCAAGATGCTGATCCGCACCGATGAGGTGCTCAAAAAGGTCGAGGCGGTTATCGGCTTCTGCAAAAACTTCTATGACGGCATCCTGATCCTGACGGCCAAGGAGCAGCGGGTGATTCACTGCAAGATGATCACCATCGACAAGGGCCGCAACATCGGCCAAAAAACGATCAAAGGCGATCTGGGAACCATCGAACGAGACCCTATGTTTCAGGCGGTGCAGCGCACGGGTATCGGCTTTTTCGGAAAAATTTTTCAGTCCCCGCTCATCGACCGGGTGGCCGAAACCCCGGCTGCCGGCGAATGCGCCCTGCTGCCCATCGTCAACAAGCCCCAGTTGTCGATGTTCTTCTATGCCTTTTCCGCGACCCAATACCCGGGGCTTTCCCCGCACCACTATCTCGAGCTGTTGTCGTGGCTGATCACGCCCTCGGACAAAAGCGCGGGAAAGGTCCCATCCCCGACCTCGGTCGGCGCCGAATCCGGCCCGGCGTCGCCGACCGGTCCCTCATCCCGGGATGTGGCCGTGCAGCTGGTAGCCAAAATCGAAGAGCTGCCGCCGTTGCCCGCCATGGCATCCAAGACGCTGCAATTGCTTTCCGATCCGGAAACGGACATGGAAACGGTGGAAAAAACCCTGGCCCACGACCAGGCCCTGGTGGCCAAAATCATCAAGGTGAGCAATTCCGCGCTCTATGGCGGCTACCAAAAGGCCAACACGCTTCGCCAGGCCCTCACGCGGTTGGGCGCCAAAACGACGAAGAGCCTGATCCTGGCCGCCTCGACCCGCGGCTACTTTTTCAAGGAGCGCAAGGGGCTGAAGGCCTGGGGCCCTATTTTGTGGCAACATTCGGTCGAGTGCGGCTTCGCGGCGCGGCGGATTGCGGCGGCCTGCCGTTATGAAGACTCGGAACAGGCCTTTATCGGCGGCATCATGCACGACATCGGCAAGTTGGCCATTCTGATGGTGGACGAAAAGAAGTTCATGGAAATTCAACGGGTACAGATTACGGAAAACATCACCGACCTGGCGGCCGAGAACGAGATGCTCGGTTCGACCCACACCGAACTGGGGCGTCTGCTCATGGAAAAATGGCGTATGCCCGAAGCGGTCCAGGTCTGCACCCAATTTCACCATTCGCCCGATCAGGCCGGCCCCCACACCGTCCTGTCGGCCATCGTGGCCTATGCCAACCATCTCAGCCACACCCTGGGCCGCCATCCCCAGCCCGAAACCGAAAAGAGCCTGGCTCAAACCGGACATCTCCTGAACATCATGGGCCTGTCACCCGAGCAACATGCCCCACTCATGGAAAAAGTGGGTCGCGATTTTGAAGGCACCGACATGGTCGAGTGATCGGTCACAAAAAAAGGGCCTGCGCCGGCAGGCCCTCGAACAACGAAACATACTCGAAACCATCGTCTAATCGATCTTGGTGTCCAGCGGAAGAATGCCCGCCGCCACCTTGGCCCGCATTTCATATTGTTTCAACGGCGATTCGTGCAGAATCATCATCTTCTGCGCAGCCATGGAGCCTTCGGCATGCACGGTGGTCACCTCGTGGAAGGCCGACTCGTGGGAGGCGACATGGCGCATGGTTTCGTGAATCATGCGCAGGCGCTCCTCGGTCGTGCTGTCGGCCGTTCCGCCCAGATAGTGATCCAGGTAATCGTGGATCTCGGGGTTGTCCCAGTCGCGCTTGTCGGGAGAAGTCGCCAGGATGCCGCCGCCGATATCCTGAATCAACTTGACGAACTCGTGATACTTGCTGGCGAAATGGAGCTTGGCCATGTTGGCGATAAGGGGGTTGGGCACCGCAATGTCACCGAACATGACCGGTTTCATGGCAGCGGCATCGGCCAGGGCGCGCAAGGTTTCCACGTAGGCCGCGATATCGGCCAGCTTCTCGCGAATATGGCCGACCTTGAACAGGCCATTGTACTTGGCCATGGCCACGGCGCAGCCGGCCATCACTTCCACGTTGGGCACCTTGTAGCTGATGGCCGTGAAACGATGGAAGGTGGCGAATGTGTAAGCGATGGCCATGGAGTACTGCCATTCGCCGCACATGAAGACGCGATCCCAGGGCACGAAGACGTTGTCGAATACGATCATGGCCTCGGTCAGCTCGCGCACCGGCCGATCGGCATGGAACTCCTTGTCCGACCAGGGGCCGCGACCATTGCGGCAGATGAAGGTGATGCCCTTGGTGTTGGCCGGTATGGCAAAACTGACCGCGTAATCGGCCTCGTTTTCACGCATCTGACGGGTGGGCACCACCAGGATCTCGTTGGCTGCCGGCGCGCTGGTAATGTGGATCTTGGCGCCCTTGACGATGATCCCGTCCTTGTTCTTGTCCACCACATGCAGATAGTAGTCCGGATGTTTCTGATGCGCGGGCTCTTTGGAACGATCGCCCTTGACGCAGGTGATCGCGCCGCAGGTGTGCAGATCGTTCTTGCGCAGATGCTCGAGGAAGTTCTTGGCGTTCTCCTCATATTGCTTGTTGCCCATCTGCTTGGCCACGGCCATGGCCGCGTTCAGGCAATCGGTGCCGATGTCTTTGCCGAACGGCAATCCGCCGGTCTTGCGCATCAAGGTATGGATGGCCTTGGTCCGATTGGCCAGGTCTTCCGGTGTCTTGGGCGTGACGAAAAAGCGATTGATCGGTTCGCCGGTTTCCGGGTGTTTGGCAATCAGCAAATCCTTTGTCGCCTGGTCACCTTTCTGGGCGAGCTCA is drawn from Desulfatitalea tepidiphila and contains these coding sequences:
- a CDS encoding 4-hydroxyphenylacetate 3-hydroxylase family protein — its product is MMTPQQYEESLRRLNLVVYMFGKRVDNVVDDPIIRPSMNAVAKTYEMAMRPEYEDIMTATSHITGKRINRFTHIHQNIDDLVKKSKMGRLLGRATGCCFQRCVGMDALNALSIVTYDIDQKHGTSYCKRFIDYLTYVQENDLTCDGAMTDPKGNRGLPPHKQTDPDMFLHVVEERADGIVVRGAKAHQTGAVNSQEVIVMPTIAMRAEDKDYAVSFALPSDAEGIIYIMGRQSCDTRKLEAGQLDRGNPFFGGHEALVVFDNVFVPWERVFMYKEYEFAGSLVENFAAYHRQSYACKVGVGDVLIGAAQTVAEYNGVERASHVKDKIIEMNHLNETLYCGCISCASEGHKEPSGTYAVDKLLANVHKQNVTRFPYEIARLAQDIAGGLMVTMPAEDDFKAPATAKWLEKYYAGDCDVPTMNRMRILRLIENLTLGTAAVGYLTESMHGAGSPQAQRIMISRLVNLAEKKRAAQKLSGIEDA
- a CDS encoding enoyl-CoA hydratase/isomerase family protein, with the protein product MEMQHLLLSVASRVATVTIHRPDKGNSLSPEVLVEVETLFTELSAREDVHVIVFTGGERYFSAGFDLNEIRKLEKVSNESYTALFHRAYRAILFCSQPVICAVGGPAIAGGFDLTMMCDIRYASERAKFGQREIVLSLTPIMDPLWRIIGLGRAKEVALTGRIYDAHEAERMGYVSKVFPEGELLSSVDRIAVEMAAYDRGCLKETKQLGNMILDQDLDGALRLQEWLFRSYIGSEDNHRRIDALQAQLAARRKKQAPP
- a CDS encoding 3-hydroxyacyl-CoA dehydrogenase family protein, which gives rise to MKIEDVKKIVVVGAGNMGHQIATLSAIQGFKVVCTDIKEDILKKAEAFVDKYLPGRVAKGKLTEEQAKQARANISFTSSLQEACKDADYVIEAVLEILDLKRKIFADLDKFTPPHAILATNSSFIVSSKIADATKRPDKVCNLHFFNPALVMKLVEVVQGPHTSDETREISMDLCKKLEKVPVHLKKEVDGFLLNRIFKAISREAMWILEMGVASVEDIDKACVYGAGHPMGPFRLNDLTGIDLSYIMGMEAFRATGDRSQLPTPSLVEKYVQGHYGEKTGKGWYDYTKK
- a CDS encoding HDOD domain-containing protein, with the translated sequence MIFQGDVSKYHPADALMFLSQLSLSGVLSVACGPQMLTLAFNDGHLIDAQSAAGDEKILGALRSQRVMTDDQERQIRHVQAETGMPVRQVLAELELFPLSQIKKILELGISEVLLELFMLQEGQFHFTDTPVDPDGSGIKLDTGAAAIRILSHADELRSFEKSIVTLDRRIQPKAAPEALITALSSEERALVQLALKASSVRHLMQQAPVYTHGAMQSVEKLLTDGLFVLGPLSEKENIPAQSASATSVDPLFGAYKQAFKMLIRTDEVLKKVEAVIGFCKNFYDGILILTAKEQRVIHCKMITIDKGRNIGQKTIKGDLGTIERDPMFQAVQRTGIGFFGKIFQSPLIDRVAETPAAGECALLPIVNKPQLSMFFYAFSATQYPGLSPHHYLELLSWLITPSDKSAGKVPSPTSVGAESGPASPTGPSSRDVAVQLVAKIEELPPLPAMASKTLQLLSDPETDMETVEKTLAHDQALVAKIIKVSNSALYGGYQKANTLRQALTRLGAKTTKSLILAASTRGYFFKERKGLKAWGPILWQHSVECGFAARRIAAACRYEDSEQAFIGGIMHDIGKLAILMVDEKKFMEIQRVQITENITDLAAENEMLGSTHTELGRLLMEKWRMPEAVQVCTQFHHSPDQAGPHTVLSAIVAYANHLSHTLGRHPQPETEKSLAQTGHLLNIMGLSPEQHAPLMEKVGRDFEGTDMVE
- a CDS encoding 4-hydroxyphenylacetate 3-hydroxylase N-terminal domain-containing protein, translated to MGIRTIEEYRESLRDGRKVYISGERVEDITKHRVLGLTVETIGAAYELAQKGDQATKDLLIAKHPETGEPINRFFVTPKTPEDLANRTKAIHTLMRKTGGLPFGKDIGTDCLNAAMAVAKQMGNKQYEENAKNFLEHLRKNDLHTCGAITCVKGDRSKEPAHQKHPDYYLHVVDKNKDGIIVKGAKIHITSAPAANEILVVPTRQMRENEADYAVSFAIPANTKGITFICRNGRGPWSDKEFHADRPVRELTEAMIVFDNVFVPWDRVFMCGEWQYSMAIAYTFATFHRFTAISYKVPNVEVMAGCAVAMAKYNGLFKVGHIREKLADIAAYVETLRALADAAAMKPVMFGDIAVPNPLIANMAKLHFASKYHEFVKLIQDIGGGILATSPDKRDWDNPEIHDYLDHYLGGTADSTTEERLRMIHETMRHVASHESAFHEVTTVHAEGSMAAQKMMILHESPLKQYEMRAKVAAGILPLDTKID